A portion of the Clostridiisalibacter paucivorans DSM 22131 genome contains these proteins:
- the infA gene encoding translation initiation factor IF-1, producing MSKKDVIEVEGTVVEALPNTMFRVKLENDHEILAHISGKLRMNFIRILPGDKVTLELSPYDLTRGRITWRKK from the coding sequence ATGTCCAAAAAAGATGTTATCGAGGTAGAAGGTACTGTTGTTGAGGCCCTACCTAATACAATGTTTAGAGTTAAGTTAGAAAATGATCATGAAATATTAGCTCATATTTCAGGTAAATTAAGGATGAATTTCATTAGAATTCTTCCCGGGGATAAAGTAACACTAGAACTTTCTCCTTATGATTTAACAAGGGGAAGAATAACCTGGCGAAAGAAGTAG
- the rpsC gene encoding 30S ribosomal protein S3, with product MGQKVNPHGLRVGIIKDWDSKWYADKKNFSDYLIEDHDIRKYVKNKLKISGISKIEIERAANRVKLNVYTAKPGMVIGKGGSGVEALRKELEKMTGKNIIVNVEEVKVPEKDAQLVAENIAGQLERRVSFRRAMKQSIQRAMRSGAKGVKTAVSGRLNGADMARTEGYSEGTIPLQTLRADIDYGFAEADTTYGKIGVKVWIYKGEVLPVKEDQKEQNGKNK from the coding sequence ATGGGTCAAAAAGTTAATCCACATGGATTGAGAGTTGGCATCATAAAAGATTGGGATTCAAAATGGTATGCTGACAAGAAAAATTTCTCAGACTATCTTATTGAAGACCATGATATTCGTAAATATGTAAAAAATAAGTTGAAGATATCTGGAATTTCTAAAATAGAGATAGAGAGAGCAGCGAATAGAGTTAAACTTAATGTATATACTGCAAAACCAGGCATGGTAATTGGAAAAGGTGGATCTGGAGTAGAAGCATTGAGAAAAGAATTGGAAAAAATGACAGGTAAAAATATAATAGTAAATGTTGAAGAAGTAAAGGTTCCTGAAAAAGATGCTCAATTAGTAGCTGAAAATATCGCAGGACAGCTTGAAAGAAGGGTTTCTTTTAGAAGGGCAATGAAACAATCTATCCAAAGGGCAATGAGATCAGGTGCTAAGGGTGTAAAGACAGCTGTGTCTGGAAGATTAAATGGTGCTGATATGGCTAGAACAGAAGGATATAGTGAGGGAACAATACCTTTGCAAACACTTAGAGCAGATATTGATTATGGATTTGCTGAAGCAGATACAACTTATGGAAAAATAGGAGTTAAGGTTTGGATATATAAAGGAGAGGTTCTTCCGGTTAAAGAAGACCAAAAAGAACAAAACGGAAAGAATAAATAG
- the rplE gene encoding 50S ribosomal protein L5: MISRLKEKYVSEVAPALMEKFKYKNMMEVPKIEKVTINMGVGEAKENAKLLESAIEEMAIIAGQKPVITKAKKSVSNFKIREGMPVGCKVTLRGEKMYSFLDKFMNIALPRVRDFRGVSSTAFDGRGNYALGVKEQLIFPEIEYDKIDRIKGMDIIIVTTAETDEEAREFLALMGMPFKK, translated from the coding sequence GTGATATCACGACTTAAAGAAAAATACGTTAGCGAAGTAGCTCCGGCTCTTATGGAGAAATTTAAATATAAGAATATGATGGAGGTTCCAAAGATTGAAAAAGTAACAATCAATATGGGCGTAGGAGAAGCGAAAGAAAACGCCAAACTTTTGGAATCTGCTATAGAAGAAATGGCTATAATTGCTGGACAAAAGCCAGTTATAACCAAAGCTAAAAAATCAGTTTCTAATTTTAAAATCAGAGAAGGTATGCCAGTAGGATGTAAAGTGACTCTAAGAGGAGAAAAAATGTATAGCTTCTTAGATAAATTTATGAATATAGCTTTACCTAGAGTTAGAGATTTTAGAGGTGTTTCTTCAACAGCCTTTGACGGAAGAGGAAACTATGCATTGGGTGTAAAGGAACAATTAATATTTCCTGAAATAGAATATGATAAAATAGACAGAATAAAAGGTATGGACATAATAATAGTTACTACTGCTGAAACAGATGAAGAGGCTAGAGAATTTTTAGCGCTAATGGGAATGCCCTTTAAAAAATAA
- the rpmD gene encoding 50S ribosomal protein L30, with translation MAKINVKLVRSKIGKNEKQRRTIEALGLRKIGQIVEKEDTPQIRGMIEKVNHMVEVIE, from the coding sequence TTGGCTAAGATTAATGTTAAACTAGTTAGAAGTAAAATTGGAAAAAATGAAAAACAAAGAAGAACTATAGAAGCATTAGGACTAAGGAAAATTGGTCAAATAGTTGAAAAAGAAGATACTCCTCAGATAAGAGGTATGATTGAAAAAGTAAATCATATGGTTGAAGTAATAGAATAA
- the rpsM gene encoding 30S ribosomal protein S13: MARISGVDLPRDKRVEIGLTYIYGIGRSRSNEILKNVGVNPDTRVKDLTEDEVTKLRTTIDKYMVEGDLRREIAMNIKRLREIGCYRGIRHRRGLPVRGQGTKNNARTRKGPKRLASKKKKK, translated from the coding sequence ATGGCCAGAATTTCAGGTGTTGACTTGCCAAGGGACAAAAGAGTTGAGATTGGATTAACTTATATATATGGTATAGGCAGATCAAGATCAAACGAAATATTGAAAAATGTTGGTGTGAATCCAGATACAAGGGTTAAAGATCTAACAGAAGACGAAGTAACAAAATTGAGAACAACTATAGATAAATATATGGTTGAAGGTGATTTAAGAAGAGAAATAGCAATGAATATCAAAAGACTTAGAGAGATAGGTTGCTATAGAGGTATTAGACATAGAAGAGGATTGCCTGTTAGAGGACAAGGAACTAAAAATAATGCAAGAACAAGAAAAGGTCCTAAGAGGTTAGCAAGTAAGAAGAAAAAGAAATAA
- the secY gene encoding preprotein translocase subunit SecY, with amino-acid sequence MLSTLKNAWKIPDLRKRILFTLMMLVVFRLGANIPVPFIDKKVIAEMFEGGGGGILGFIDLMAGGAFKQMTIFALNIYPYITASIIMQLLTIAIPRLEALAREGEEGRKKIAQYTRYGTVIFALIQAIGISVGLFRNAIIHQSGLSMATVVIVLTAGTAFLMWLGEQITEYGIGNGISLIIFTGIVSRVPAGIMQVFGLYKTGNVSIIEILLFLIIATIIIAGVVAIQEGQRRIPVQYAKRVVGRKMYGGQNTHIPLKVLMAGVIPVIFSTSLLAFPQTLVFFFDGKFAEVVSKYFSPNGNPGVWIYSILNILLIIFFTYFYTAIQFNPVEYANNLKQYGGFIPGIRPGKPTADYLNRVLSRITLVGALALALIASIPTLIFSFTNLNIGFGGTALLIVVGVALETMKQIESQMMMRHYKGFLK; translated from the coding sequence GTGTTATCAACTTTAAAAAATGCTTGGAAGATCCCAGATTTAAGAAAAAGAATTTTATTTACACTTATGATGCTAGTAGTATTTAGACTAGGAGCCAATATACCAGTACCATTTATAGATAAAAAGGTTATAGCTGAAATGTTTGAAGGTGGCGGAGGCGGAATACTTGGATTTATAGATTTAATGGCTGGTGGAGCCTTTAAGCAGATGACTATATTTGCATTGAATATATATCCATATATTACAGCTTCCATTATAATGCAGCTTTTAACTATAGCTATACCTAGGCTTGAAGCCCTTGCTAGAGAAGGAGAAGAGGGAAGAAAAAAGATTGCTCAATATACAAGATATGGTACTGTAATATTTGCTCTTATTCAAGCAATAGGTATTAGTGTTGGTCTTTTTAGAAATGCCATAATACATCAAAGTGGATTATCAATGGCTACTGTGGTTATTGTTCTTACTGCAGGTACTGCCTTCCTTATGTGGTTAGGTGAGCAGATTACTGAATATGGTATTGGTAATGGAATATCTTTGATTATATTTACAGGTATAGTTTCTAGAGTACCAGCTGGGATAATGCAAGTTTTTGGATTATACAAGACAGGTAATGTTAGTATAATTGAGATTCTACTATTTCTTATAATAGCAACTATTATAATTGCAGGTGTAGTTGCTATACAAGAAGGACAGAGAAGAATACCTGTTCAGTACGCTAAAAGAGTCGTTGGAAGGAAAATGTATGGGGGACAAAATACACATATACCATTGAAGGTATTGATGGCTGGAGTTATTCCAGTAATATTCTCTACGTCATTGTTGGCATTCCCTCAAACATTAGTATTTTTCTTTGATGGTAAATTTGCAGAGGTTGTTTCTAAGTATTTTTCACCAAATGGAAATCCTGGAGTATGGATTTATTCTATACTAAATATTTTGCTGATAATATTCTTCACTTATTTTTATACAGCAATACAGTTTAATCCTGTAGAATATGCTAATAATCTTAAACAGTATGGTGGATTCATACCAGGAATAAGACCGGGGAAACCCACTGCTGATTATTTGAATAGAGTACTTTCAAGGATTACCCTAGTGGGTGCATTAGCTTTGGCCCTTATAGCTTCAATACCAACATTGATTTTTTCATTTACAAATTTAAATATTGGTTTTGGAGGAACAGCATTGTTAATAGTTGTTGGGGTTGCCCTTGAAACTATGAAGCAAATAGAGTCACAGATGATGATGAGACATTATAAAGGATTTTTAAAATAG
- the rplP gene encoding 50S ribosomal protein L16 encodes MLMPKRVKHRKQQRGRMKGKATRGNKISYGEFGLQAMEPAWITSNQIEAARRAMTRHIKRGGKIWIKIFPDKPVTSQPAETRMGKGKGSPEYWVSVVKPGRVLFEMGGISEELAREAMRLAAHKLPIKCKFVTREEGVEKGGEANES; translated from the coding sequence ATGTTAATGCCTAAGAGAGTAAAGCATCGTAAGCAACAGAGAGGTAGAATGAAGGGTAAGGCTACTCGAGGAAATAAAATATCCTATGGTGAATTTGGTTTACAAGCTATGGAACCAGCATGGATAACTTCAAATCAAATAGAGGCAGCCAGAAGGGCTATGACAAGGCATATCAAAAGAGGTGGAAAGATTTGGATTAAAATATTCCCTGATAAGCCTGTAACATCACAACCAGCTGAGACTCGTATGGGTAAAGGTAAAGGATCACCAGAATACTGGGTATCAGTAGTTAAACCTGGAAGAGTATTATTTGAAATGGGTGGCATATCAGAGGAATTGGCTAGAGAGGCTATGAGATTGGCTGCTCACAAACTACCAATAAAATGTAAATTTGTGACACGTGAAGAGGGAGTAGAAAAGGGTGGTGAAGCTAATGAAAGCTAG
- the rplO gene encoding 50S ribosomal protein L15 produces the protein MKLHELKPNAGSTKNRKRLGRGTATGQGKTAGRGENGQNSRSGGGVRPGFEGGQMPLYRRLPKRGFTNIFAKKYSTVNIKDLNRFEENTLVTPELLKETGVISKIQDGVKILGDGSLDKKLTVKAHKFTKSAAEKIEATGGKAEVI, from the coding sequence ATGAAATTACATGAATTAAAACCCAATGCTGGAAGTACAAAGAATAGAAAAAGACTAGGTAGAGGTACTGCTACAGGTCAAGGAAAAACAGCTGGTAGGGGCGAAAATGGACAAAACTCTCGTTCAGGTGGAGGAGTAAGGCCTGGATTTGAAGGTGGTCAAATGCCTTTGTATAGAAGATTACCAAAAAGAGGGTTTACTAATATATTTGCTAAAAAATATTCCACAGTTAATATTAAAGATTTAAATAGATTTGAAGAAAATACATTGGTTACTCCAGAGCTTTTAAAGGAAACAGGTGTTATAAGCAAAATACAAGACGGAGTTAAGATTCTTGGCGATGGAAGCTTAGACAAAAAGTTAACCGTAAAAGCCCATAAATTCACAAAAAGTGCAGCAGAGAAGATAGAGGCCACCGGGGGAAAGGCAGAGGTGATTTAA
- the rpsQ gene encoding 30S ribosomal protein S17, whose product MDRGNRKVRIGRVVSDKMDKTVVVAVETFVSHPLYGKQMKKTTKFKAHDEKNEANTGDRVKIMETRPLSKQKRWRLVNIIERAK is encoded by the coding sequence ATGGACAGAGGAAATAGAAAAGTAAGAATAGGTCGAGTGGTAAGTGACAAGATGGATAAGACTGTGGTTGTTGCTGTTGAAACATTTGTCTCTCATCCTTTATATGGAAAGCAGATGAAAAAGACTACAAAATTTAAAGCCCATGATGAAAAAAATGAAGCCAATACAGGAGATAGAGTAAAAATAATGGAAACAAGACCATTAAGTAAACAAAAGAGATGGAGATTAGTTAATATAATTGAAAGAGCAAAATAA
- the rpsH gene encoding 30S ribosomal protein S8, protein MVMTDPIADMLTRIRNSNNAKHEKVDIPASNIKKSLANILLEEGFIKGFDVIDDGKQGIIRVQLKYGKNDEKVIGGLKRISKPGLRVYAKNNEIPRVLGGLGIAILSTSKGIMTDKSARSNNVGGEVLCYVW, encoded by the coding sequence ATGGTTATGACTGATCCAATTGCAGATATGTTAACGAGGATTAGAAACAGTAATAATGCAAAACATGAAAAAGTAGATATTCCAGCTTCAAACATAAAAAAATCCTTGGCAAATATTCTTTTAGAAGAAGGTTTCATAAAGGGATTTGATGTTATAGATGATGGTAAGCAAGGTATTATAAGAGTTCAACTTAAGTACGGTAAAAATGATGAAAAGGTAATAGGTGGCTTAAAAAGAATTTCTAAACCAGGATTAAGGGTATATGCAAAAAATAACGAAATACCAAGAGTGCTTGGTGGGTTAGGAATAGCAATTTTATCAACTTCTAAAGGTATAATGACTGATAAAAGTGCTAGAAGCAATAATGTTGGTGGAGAAGTTCTTTGTTATGTATGGTAA
- a CDS encoding adenylate kinase, whose translation MRLILLGPPGAGKGTQASGIIKKYDIPHISTGDIFRKNIKEGTDLGKKAKEYMDKGLLVPDELVVAIVKDRLTEDDCKKGFLLDGFPRTVAQADALDKELSNLGHSLDNVINIDVPKEALIERAVGRRICKDCGATFHTKFNPPKKEGVCDVCGGDLYQRDDDTAETVTKRIEVYQEQTRPLIDYYNKKGIVLDIDGAQDIEKVFEDIVNRLESDA comes from the coding sequence GTGAGACTTATATTGCTTGGACCACCTGGAGCTGGGAAAGGAACCCAAGCTTCAGGTATAATTAAAAAATATGATATCCCTCATATATCAACAGGAGATATATTTAGAAAGAATATAAAAGAGGGTACAGATTTAGGAAAAAAGGCTAAGGAATATATGGATAAAGGACTATTAGTTCCTGATGAATTAGTGGTTGCCATTGTAAAGGATAGATTAACAGAAGATGATTGTAAAAAGGGATTCTTATTGGACGGTTTTCCTAGAACTGTTGCACAGGCCGATGCGTTGGATAAAGAACTTAGCAATCTTGGTCACAGTTTAGATAATGTTATTAATATTGATGTGCCTAAAGAAGCCTTAATAGAGAGGGCTGTAGGTAGAAGAATATGCAAAGACTGTGGTGCTACTTTCCATACTAAGTTTAATCCACCTAAAAAAGAAGGCGTATGTGATGTATGCGGTGGAGATCTTTATCAAAGAGATGATGATACTGCTGAAACTGTTACAAAGAGAATAGAAGTATATCAAGAACAGACTAGACCCCTAATAGATTACTATAATAAAAAAGGAATCGTGTTAGACATTGATGGTGCTCAAGATATAGAGAAGGTATTTGAGGATATTGTCAATAGATTGGAGAGCGATGCATAA
- the rpsE gene encoding 30S ribosomal protein S5 — MQRGRIDANELDLKERVVNINRVTKVVKGGRNFRFSALVVVGDENGHVGVGMSKAIEIPDAIKKAIQDAKKHLIKVPLIDATIPHEIVGNFGAGSVLLKPAQPGTGVIAGGPVRAVLELAGVRDIRTKSLGSNNPRNMVDAVMEGLASLKKAEDVAKLRGKSVEEIIG; from the coding sequence ATGCAACGTGGACGTATTGATGCAAATGAATTAGATTTAAAAGAAAGAGTTGTTAATATAAATCGTGTAACTAAGGTTGTAAAAGGTGGTAGAAACTTTAGATTTAGTGCCCTAGTAGTAGTTGGAGATGAAAATGGTCATGTTGGAGTTGGTATGTCAAAGGCTATAGAGATTCCAGATGCTATAAAGAAGGCAATACAAGATGCTAAGAAGCATTTAATAAAAGTACCCCTTATTGATGCAACCATACCTCATGAAATAGTAGGAAATTTTGGAGCAGGTAGTGTTCTTTTAAAACCAGCTCAACCAGGTACTGGAGTTATTGCTGGAGGACCTGTTCGTGCAGTTCTAGAATTAGCTGGAGTTAGAGACATAAGAACTAAATCTTTAGGCTCTAATAATCCAAGAAATATGGTTGATGCCGTTATGGAAGGGTTAGCCAGTCTTAAGAAAGCAGAAGATGTTGCTAAATTAAGAGGAAAATCAGTTGAAGAAATAATAGGTTAG
- the rpmJ gene encoding 50S ribosomal protein L36 translates to MKVRPSVKKMCEKCKIIRRKGKVMVICENPKHKQKQG, encoded by the coding sequence GTGAAGGTAAGACCATCAGTAAAAAAAATGTGTGAAAAATGTAAAATAATAAGAAGAAAAGGCAAGGTAATGGTTATTTGTGAAAATCCTAAACATAAGCAAAAACAAGGATAA
- the rplR gene encoding 50S ribosomal protein L18, translated as MLKKVNKNKKRQKRHLRARNKIQGTPERPRLNVYRSLNHIYAQIIDDINGNTLASASTLDNKIKESVESTGNKEAARKVGEAVAKKAVEKGIETVIFDRGGYIYHGRVKELAEGARDGGLNF; from the coding sequence GTGCTTAAAAAAGTTAATAAAAATAAAAAGAGACAAAAAAGACATTTAAGGGCTAGAAATAAAATTCAAGGAACTCCTGAAAGACCTAGATTAAATGTATATAGAAGCCTAAACCATATATATGCACAAATTATAGATGATATAAATGGTAATACTTTAGCATCAGCTTCAACTTTGGATAACAAAATAAAAGAAAGTGTTGAAAGCACTGGAAATAAAGAAGCGGCTAGGAAAGTTGGAGAAGCTGTAGCAAAGAAAGCAGTGGAAAAAGGAATCGAAACTGTTATATTTGATAGAGGTGGATATATTTATCATGGTAGAGTTAAGGAACTTGCTGAAGGAGCTAGGGATGGCGGATTAAACTTTTAG
- a CDS encoding type Z 30S ribosomal protein S14 translates to MAKKSMKLKQQKKAKYSTRAYNRCKICGRPHGYLRKYGVCRICFRELAYKGQIPGVRKASW, encoded by the coding sequence GTGGCAAAGAAGTCAATGAAGTTAAAGCAACAAAAAAAAGCTAAGTACAGCACTAGAGCTTATAATAGATGTAAGATATGTGGAAGACCTCATGGTTATTTGAGAAAATATGGTGTTTGCCGTATATGCTTCAGAGAATTAGCATATAAAGGTCAAATACCAGGAGTAAGAAAAGCCAGCTGGTAG
- the rpsS gene encoding 30S ribosomal protein S19, with product MGRSLKKGPFCDDHLMKKVEELNKENEKKVIKTWSRRSTIFPQMVGHTIAVYDGRKHVPVYITEDMVGHKLGEFAPTRTFKGHGDHTERSTALK from the coding sequence ATGGGTAGATCATTAAAGAAAGGGCCATTTTGTGATGACCATCTTATGAAAAAAGTTGAAGAATTAAATAAAGAAAATGAAAAAAAGGTTATTAAAACTTGGTCTCGTAGATCCACAATTTTCCCACAAATGGTTGGTCATACCATAGCTGTTTATGATGGTAGGAAACATGTGCCAGTTTATATAACTGAAGATATGGTGGGTCATAAATTGGGAGAGTTTGCACCTACTAGAACATTTAAGGGACATGGAGATCATACAGAGCGATCAACTGCATTAAAGTAG
- the map gene encoding type I methionyl aminopeptidase — protein MIIIKTPREVDKMRDAGKLTAETHFYLKDFIKPGITTKKLDEIAEDFIRKNGALPAFKGYGGFPGSICISINQEVVHGIPGPRVINDGDIVSIDTGVILNGYYGDAARTYGIGNISEEHQELVDVTKESFFQGLKYAKVGYRLSDISNAIQKYVEDNGFSIVRDYVGHGIGQKMHEDPQIPNFGPPGRGPRLKPGMVLAIEPMVNAGAYHVDVLEDNWTVVTADNKVSAHYENTIVITEDEPEILTIIER, from the coding sequence ATGATAATTATCAAAACTCCTAGGGAAGTAGATAAAATGAGAGATGCAGGTAAGCTTACTGCAGAAACTCATTTTTATCTAAAAGATTTTATAAAACCTGGTATAACCACAAAGAAACTTGATGAAATAGCTGAGGACTTTATAAGAAAGAATGGAGCCCTTCCAGCATTTAAAGGGTATGGAGGATTTCCAGGTTCTATATGTATTTCTATAAATCAGGAAGTAGTTCATGGGATACCAGGGCCTAGGGTTATAAATGATGGGGATATAGTAAGTATAGATACTGGTGTTATATTAAATGGGTATTACGGAGATGCTGCAAGAACCTATGGCATTGGAAATATATCTGAAGAACATCAAGAACTAGTTGATGTAACGAAAGAATCTTTTTTTCAAGGTCTAAAATATGCAAAAGTAGGTTATAGGCTATCAGACATATCTAATGCTATACAAAAATATGTTGAAGATAATGGTTTTTCTATAGTTAGAGATTATGTTGGGCATGGCATAGGACAAAAGATGCATGAAGACCCACAAATACCTAATTTTGGTCCTCCGGGAAGGGGTCCAAGGTTAAAACCAGGAATGGTTCTTGCTATTGAGCCCATGGTAAATGCTGGTGCTTATCATGTAGATGTACTTGAAGACAATTGGACGGTAGTTACTGCTGATAATAAAGTATCTGCCCATTACGAGAATACTATAGTTATAACTGAGGATGAACCAGAGATTCTGACAATTATTGAGAGGTGA
- the rplF gene encoding 50S ribosomal protein L6 yields MSRIGIKPIEVPNGIDVKIDDKNYVVVKGPKGQLEQQLDKDMEIKIENNEITVNRPTENKRHKSLHGLTRTLLYNMLEGVSKGYEKTLEIIGVGYRAQKQGKKLVLNLGFSHPVEMEDPDGIQTEVPSNTKVIVKGIDKQKVGNYAAVIRDLRRPEPYKGKGIRYENEVVRRKEGKTAK; encoded by the coding sequence ATGTCAAGAATAGGTATTAAGCCCATAGAAGTGCCTAATGGGATAGATGTTAAAATAGATGATAAAAACTATGTAGTAGTTAAGGGACCTAAAGGTCAGTTAGAGCAACAATTAGATAAAGATATGGAAATTAAAATAGAGAATAATGAAATCACTGTAAATAGACCAACTGAAAATAAGAGACATAAATCTTTACATGGATTAACTAGAACTTTATTGTACAATATGCTTGAAGGTGTTTCTAAAGGATATGAAAAGACTTTAGAAATAATAGGTGTAGGATATCGTGCACAAAAACAAGGGAAAAAGCTAGTATTAAACTTAGGTTTTTCTCATCCAGTAGAGATGGAAGATCCAGATGGAATACAAACAGAAGTTCCTTCTAACACAAAGGTTATAGTTAAAGGAATAGATAAACAAAAGGTAGGAAACTATGCAGCAGTTATAAGAGACCTAAGAAGACCTGAGCCATATAAAGGTAAAGGTATAAGATATGAAAATGAAGTAGTAAGACGTAAGGAAGGAAAGACTGCTAAGTAG
- the rplN gene encoding 50S ribosomal protein L14, which produces MIQAESRLKVADNSGARELLCIKVLGGTKRRYANIGDVIVASVKSATPGGVVKKGDVVKAVIVRSKRGLRRKDGSYIKFDENAAVIVKDDKQPTGTRIFGPVTRELRDGNFMKIISLAPEVL; this is translated from the coding sequence ATGATTCAAGCTGAGTCTCGATTAAAAGTAGCTGATAATTCTGGAGCTAGGGAATTACTATGTATAAAGGTTTTGGGCGGAACCAAGAGGAGATATGCTAATATTGGAGATGTAATAGTAGCTTCTGTCAAAAGTGCAACGCCTGGTGGTGTTGTAAAAAAAGGTGACGTAGTTAAAGCTGTTATAGTAAGAAGCAAAAGAGGACTAAGAAGAAAAGATGGAAGTTATATCAAATTCGATGAAAATGCAGCTGTAATTGTAAAAGATGATAAACAACCTACAGGAACTCGTATATTTGGTCCTGTAACTAGAGAATTAAGAGATGGAAACTTCATGAAGATTATATCTTTAGCACCTGAAGTGTTATAA
- the rplV gene encoding 50S ribosomal protein L22, with protein sequence MEAKAVAKYIRISPRKVKIVADLVRGKSVDEALAILKFTPKKGAEVLEKVVQSALANAENNFSMDRDNLYVAQVYANQGPVLKRWRPRAQGRAFQIKKRTSHVGVVLQERE encoded by the coding sequence GTGGAAGCTAAAGCTGTGGCTAAATATATTCGTATATCACCCAGAAAAGTTAAAATAGTTGCCGATCTTGTAAGGGGTAAATCAGTTGACGAGGCCCTTGCTATTTTGAAGTTTACTCCTAAAAAAGGAGCGGAAGTTTTAGAAAAGGTAGTTCAATCAGCCCTTGCCAATGCTGAAAATAATTTTAGCATGGACAGAGACAATTTATATGTAGCTCAAGTTTACGCCAATCAAGGACCGGTTCTAAAGAGATGGAGACCAAGGGCACAAGGTAGAGCTTTTCAGATAAAGAAGAGAACAAGTCATGTAGGAGTAGTTTTACAAGAGAGAGAGTAG
- the rpmC gene encoding 50S ribosomal protein L29, translating into MKASELRDLTAQELDNRLSELKAELFNLRFQLATGQLDNPMRIKMVRKDIARVKTVVREREINKLNA; encoded by the coding sequence ATGAAAGCTAGTGAATTAAGAGATTTAACTGCTCAAGAACTAGATAATAGGCTATCAGAGTTAAAGGCAGAATTGTTTAATTTGAGATTTCAACTGGCTACTGGGCAGCTTGACAATCCAATGAGAATAAAGATGGTAAGAAAAGATATAGCTAGAGTGAAAACTGTAGTTAGAGAACGAGAAATAAATAAACTGAATGCTTAG
- a CDS encoding KOW domain-containing RNA-binding protein — protein METTEGIGIGQVVRSKAGRDKNKFFVVINVIDDRYVLLVDGDMRKLDTPKKKKIKHLVVYNYRIEELRQRLEKKIKINNAFIRKMLSAVESKLQ, from the coding sequence GTGGAAACTACTGAAGGAATAGGTATAGGTCAAGTAGTTAGGTCCAAGGCCGGCAGAGATAAGAATAAATTTTTTGTTGTTATAAATGTTATAGATGATAGATATGTCTTATTAGTAGACGGAGATATGAGGAAATTAGACACACCAAAAAAGAAAAAAATTAAACATCTTGTAGTCTATAATTATAGGATTGAAGAGTTGAGGCAGAGGCTTGAGAAGAAGATCAAGATTAATAATGCTTTTATAAGAAAAATGTTGTCTGCTGTTGAGAGCAAGTTACAATAA
- the rplX gene encoding 50S ribosomal protein L24 gives MHIKKGDTVVVIAGKDKGKKGKVLQAFPKKNRVLVEGVNMLTKHQRANQQLQQGGIVHQEGSIDISNVMLYCSKDKQGVRVGHKFLDNGDKVRVCSKCGEVLD, from the coding sequence ATGCATATAAAAAAAGGTGATACAGTAGTTGTAATTGCTGGTAAAGATAAAGGAAAAAAAGGTAAAGTGCTTCAAGCATTTCCTAAGAAAAATAGAGTTTTAGTTGAAGGTGTAAACATGTTAACTAAACATCAGAGAGCAAACCAACAACTTCAGCAAGGTGGAATAGTTCACCAGGAAGGATCTATAGATATTTCTAATGTTATGCTTTATTGTAGTAAGGATAAACAAGGTGTTAGAGTTGGACATAAATTTCTAGACAATGGTGACAAAGTAAGGGTTTGTTCTAAGTGTGGGGAAGTATTAGACTAA